The following coding sequences lie in one Takifugu rubripes chromosome 8, fTakRub1.2, whole genome shotgun sequence genomic window:
- the LOC105416804 gene encoding putative claudin-24: MVLTLHALEASGVVLSGGAWLCSLATTLMSTWLTSSTELLPTESYELGLWGTCVVQEQGALQCRAYGGILGLPLDIKLGRILMCLMLAVGLCGFLLAVSSTQLVSCRHGPLGRHCHQKAMKTAGAALCVAAGILGMVPVSRIAHLAVIRYHDKSVPEVVPRWEFGDALFCGWTAGVLHLLAGTLLLTSCLCAQTGSPDTGTPMVPLGRLHSMQTV; the protein is encoded by the coding sequence ATGGTTCTTACCCTTCACGCTCTGGAAGCATCTGGGGTGGTGCTGTCAGGAGGTGCCTGGCTCTGCTCACTGGCCACCACCCTAATGTCCACATGGTTGACCTCCTCTACCGAGCTGCTGCCAACTGAAAGCTATGAACTGGGTTTGTGGGGGACCTGTGTGGTCCAGGAGCAGGGAGCGCTGCAATGCCGGGCCTACGGTGGCATCCTGGGCCTGCCGCTGGACATAAAACTGGGCCGGATCCTCATGTGTCTGATGCTGGCAGTGGGACTGTGTGGCTTCCTGTTGGCCGTCTCCAGCACGCAGCTCGTCAGCTGCCGCCATGGTCCACTGGGACGCCACTGCCACCAAAAGGCCATGAAGACTGCGGGGGCGGCGCTGTGTGTGGCGGCCGGGATCCTGGGGATGGTTCCGGTATCACGCATCGCTCACCTCGCCGTTATTCGATACCACGACAAGTCTGTGCCGGAGGTGGTGCCACGCTGGGAGTTTGGGGACGCTCTGTTCTGTGGGTGGACAGCAGGGGTCCTTCACCTGCTGGCTGGAACGctgctgctcacttcctgtttgtgtgctcagacaggaagtccagacACAGGGACGCCCATGGTCCCTCTTGGGAGGCTGCACAGCATGCAAACGGTGTGA